Proteins encoded by one window of Seriola aureovittata isolate HTS-2021-v1 ecotype China chromosome 4, ASM2101889v1, whole genome shotgun sequence:
- the LOC130168085 gene encoding uncharacterized membrane protein C3orf80 homolog has protein sequence MMPSLPGGGRTTCGTTGTLLSACLVSACQALRSCGEVQCGDGQQCCPPIVTGNGSTSSTVRCCKLPIHIFFDNVGWFTRKLSGILILLLLFAMGYFIQRIICPRPRRHPHHDRSEEPSLFHGHASASQDSLLDRYPEYSLGDFTSPNLPAYDEVKYLPTYEESMQEMHRDRSDDNLLSEIETGGQGRVRAAGPRAGDQRRDVLEVSGPQHSPRTSRNSV, from the coding sequence ATGATGCCCAGTCTGCCGGGCGGTGGCAGGACAACGTGCGGGACAACTGGCACCCTTTTGTCGGCATGTCTGGTTTCCGCTTGTCAAGCCCTCCGGAGCTGCGGGGAGGTCCAGTGCGGCGATGGACAGCAGTGCTGTCCGCCCATCGTCACCGGGAACGGCAGTACAAGCTCCACGGTGCGCTGCTGCAAACTGCCCATCCACATTTTCTTCGACAACGTAGGCTGGTTTACGCGGAAGCTGTCGGGCATCCTCATCCTGTTACTGCTGTTTGCCATGGGCTACTTCATCCAGCGGATCATCTGCCCGCGGCCCCGCCGACACCCGCACCACGACCGCAGCGAGGAGCCCTCCCTCTTTCACGGGCACGCATCGGCGTCCCAGGACTCCCTGCTGGACCGGTACCCAGAGTACAGCCTCGGGGACTTCACCTCTCCGAACCTGCCAGCCTACGACGAGGTCAAATATTTACCCACGTATGAGGAAAGCATGCAGGAGATGCACAGAGACCGATCTGATGATAACTTGCTGTCGGAAATTGAGACGGGCGGTCAGGGAAGAGTGAGAGCAGCAGGACCGAGGGCTGGAGACCAGAGGCGGGATGTCCTGGAGGTGTCAGGACCGCAACACAGCCCAAGGACATCTCGAAACTCTGTCTGA
- the ift80 gene encoding intraflagellar transport protein 80 homolog, whose protein sequence is MLRSTLASQGSSVYSVAWGPDSDRILYTSGRQLVIKPLQPSAKVIQWKAHDGVVLKVDWNSVNDLILSGGEDCKYKVWDSFGRLLYSSSSHDYPVTSLSWAPDGEVFAVGSFNTLRLCDKTGWSYALEKPNTGSVFTLAWSADGTQLAGACGNGHVIFAHVVEQHWEWKNFVITLTKRRTMQVRNVMNDAVDVLEFRDRVIKASLAYGHLVVATSLQCYVYNSRNWNTPLIFDLKEGTVSLILQAEKHFLLVDGAGLYTFSYEGRLISSPKFPGMRADILNAQGVSLSNDTIAIRDKSDEKVVLLFDALTGKALGDGKPLTHKLEVVEIALDQCGPSTERKIALIDKNRDLYLTSVRHLGREPKISKIGSMVHSMAWNDTANILCGIQDNQFTVWYYPSTVFTDKELLPKTLYIKDGSEFSRAPHILSYVGTKVTLRQGDGSLVYSSVPPYPALLHEYSTSARWEDALRLCRFAKDQSLWACLAGMAMANRELTTAEMAYAAIGELPRVQYINFIKEQPSKESSLAHMLMFSGQGQEAEATLLQAGLIYQAIQVNVDLFNWERALELAVKHKTHVDTVLAYREKFLQKFGRKETNKRFLQYAEGVEVDWEKIQAKIEMELAKEREKAANASVRSSMAPRR, encoded by the exons GGTCTTCTGTGTATTCTGTGGCTTGGGGTCCAGACTCAGACAGAATCCTCTACACATCAGGAAGACAGCTAGTCATCAAGCCTCTGCAACCCAGCGCAAAAGTCATACAG TGGAAGGCTCATGATGGGGTTGTTCTGAAGGTGGACTGGAATTCAGTCAATGACCTCATACTGTCAGGTGGAGAAGACTGTAAATATAAG GTTTGGGACAGCTTTGGCCGTCTGCTTTACTCCTCATCATCTCATGACTACCCGGTCACCTCTTTATCCTGGGCTCCGGATGGAGAGGTGTTTGCCGTGGGCTCTTTCAACACCCTGCGGCTCTGCGACAAGACTGGA TGGTCCTATGCATTGGAGAAGCccaacacaggcagtgtgttcacCTTGGCCTGGTCTGCAGACGGTACCCAGCTGGCTGGGGCCTGCGGCAATGGGCATGTCATCTTTGCCCATGTGGTGGAGCAGCACTGGGAGTGGAAGAACTTTGTGATCACCCTTACCAAGAGGAGAACCATGCAg gTGAGGAATGTGATGAACGACGCAGTGGATGTATTGGAGTTTAGAGATCGAGTCATCAAAGCCTCACTGGCATACGGTCACCTGGTGGTTGCTACTTCCCTCCAGTGTTACGTATACAA CTCAAGAAACTGGAATACTCCCCTCATCTTTGACCTGAAGGAGGGAACAGTAAGCCTCATCCTGCAAGCGGAGAA ACACTTTCTGCTTGTGGATGGAGCAGGGTTGTACACGTTCTCCTATGAGGGTCGACTGATATCCTCCCCAAAGTTCCCTGGTATGAGAGCCGACATCCTAAATGCCCAAGGTGTCTCACTTAGTAACGACACCATTGCCATCCGAGACAAGAGTGATGAAAAAG TCGTCCTTCTCTTTGATGCCCTGACCGGGAAAGCCCTTGGTGATGGGAAGCCCTTGACCCACAAG CTGGAGGTGGTCGAGATAGCTCTGGACCAGTGTGGCCCATCCACCGAAAGGAAGATTGCCCTTATAGACAAGAACCGTGACCTTTATTTGACCTCTGTGCGTCATCTTGGGCGAGAGCCCAAAATCTCCAAAAttg GAAGCATGGTTCACAGTATGGCATGGAATGATACTGCTAACATCCTATGTGGAATCCAGGACAACCAATTCACAGTGTGGTACTACCCAAGTACTGTCTTCACTGACAAGGAACTGCTTCCAAAAACACTGTACATAAAGGATGGCAG TGAGTTCAGCCGTGCACCCCACATTCTGAGCTATGTTGGCACTAAGGTGACGTTACGCCAAGGAGACGGTTCACTGGTGTACAGCAGTGTACCTCCCTACCCAGCCCTACTTCACGAATACAGCACCTCTGCACGCTGGGAGGATGCACTGCGCCTCTGCCGCTTCGCCAAG GACCAATCTTTGTGGGCATGTCTTGCTGGTATGGCAATGGCAAACAGGGAGCTGACCACAGCGGAGATGGCCTATGCTGCCATTGGAGAG TTACCTAGGGTGCAGTACATCAACTTTATAAAGGAGCAGCCATCTAAGGAGTCATCTTTGGCCCACATGCTGATGTTCAGTGGTCAGGGCCAGGAGGCTGAGGCCACTCTGTTACAAGCTGGTCTCATCTACCAGGCCATACAAGTCAACGTTGACCTTTTCAACTGGGAGAG GGCACTGGAGCTGGCAGTCAAACACAAGACCCACGTGGACACCGTGCTGGCCTATAGGGAGAAGTTCCTACAGAAATTTGGCAGGAAGGAGACCAATAAGAGATTCCTGCAGTACGCTGAAGGG GTTGAGGTGGACTGGGAGAAAATCCAGGCGAAGATAGAGATGGAGTtggcaaaagagagagagaaagctgctAATGCCTCTGTGAGGAGCAGCATGGCCCCTCGACGTTAA